A stretch of the Acyrthosiphon pisum isolate AL4f chromosome A2, pea_aphid_22Mar2018_4r6ur, whole genome shotgun sequence genome encodes the following:
- the LOC100574985 gene encoding uncharacterized protein LOC100574985, protein MYEVVAECLFCSKLITSTSNDLIEYGTFIDHIHSQHRNIKISNADSTMFKSIWNYIDSVEGTNFVCLNCGYKGRPKVKSSRNISADNLGELGTCFPLCFMVYMKHLKRHHVKVICTCCNNVIRKINEK, encoded by the exons ATGTATGAAGTTGTTGCCGAGTGTCTGTTTTGCTCCAAATTAATTACTAGTACTTCCAATGACTTGATTGAGTATGGTACATTTATTGATCACATACATTCTCAACACAGAAATATCaag atatCCAACGCAGATTCAACAATGTTCAAATCTATTTGGAATTATATAGACTCGGTGGAAGGAACCAATTTCGTATGCTTAAATTGTGGCTATAAAGGTAGACCAAAAGTAAAGTCGAGCAGAAATATTTCAGCTGACAATTTGGGCGAGCTTGGCACATGTTTTCCGCTATGTTTTATGGTGTATATGAAGCATCTGAAACGTCACCATGTCAAGGTCATATGCACATGTTGTAACAACGtcattagaaaaattaatgaaaaataa